The following proteins come from a genomic window of Pseudomonas sp. Z8(2022):
- the flgD gene encoding flagellar hook assembly protein FlgD: MSAVLNNGQSGANYGIDEAVKQGINVSDATQLENNFLTLMVAQIQNQDPTKPVDSTEFVNQFATMSQVKSLENMTSLSKSNLVLLDNLQTLTAAGLVGQEVKVVADQLQLGSETVKGDIQLEHASGELALVLTDSNGVKKEIVLGSQAPGRVPFSIDPKALGLAPGSYKIEVKSDSGEYPKVEVAGRVSEVRVSTEGPVLEIAGIGSVPFYNITEFGQAPVAGLL, translated from the coding sequence ATGTCCGCAGTACTCAACAACGGTCAGAGCGGTGCGAACTACGGCATCGACGAAGCAGTGAAGCAGGGGATCAACGTCAGTGACGCGACCCAGCTGGAGAACAACTTCCTCACCCTGATGGTCGCGCAGATCCAGAACCAGGATCCGACCAAGCCGGTGGACAGCACCGAGTTCGTCAACCAGTTCGCCACCATGAGTCAGGTCAAGAGCCTGGAAAACATGACGTCGCTGAGCAAGAGCAACCTGGTGCTGCTGGACAACCTGCAGACCCTCACCGCTGCCGGTCTGGTTGGCCAGGAAGTGAAGGTGGTCGCCGATCAGCTGCAGCTCGGCAGTGAGACGGTCAAGGGCGACATCCAGCTGGAGCATGCCAGCGGCGAGCTGGCTCTGGTGCTCACCGACAGCAACGGGGTGAAGAAGGAGATCGTGCTGGGTTCGCAGGCGCCGGGGCGCGTGCCCTTCTCCATCGATCCCAAGGCGCTTGGCCTGGCGCCGGGCAGCTACAAGATCGAGGTCAAGAGCGACAGCGGCGAATACCCCAAGGTCGAGGTGGCCGGCCGCGTCAGCGAGGTGCGCGTCAGCACCGAAGGTCCGGTACTGGAGATCGCCGGAATCGGCTCCGTGCCCTTCTACAACATTACCGAGTTCGGCCAGGCGCCCGTCGCCGGCCTGCTCTGA
- the glcF gene encoding glycolate oxidase subunit GlcF, protein MQTNLSEQAKSLPRAEEAESILRSCVHCGFCNATCPTYQLLGDELDGPRGRIYLIKQMLEGGEVTAKTQEHLDRCLTCRNCETTCPSGVQYHNLLDIGRELVERTVPRPASEQLLRQGLRAVVPRPALFKALTQTGMALRPLLPATLKAKLPREVRPAKPRPTPQHARRVLMLEGCVQPGLSPNTNAATARVLDRLGISVTPIREAGCCGAVDYHLNAQEAGLQRARQNIDAWWPAIEAGAEAIVQTASGCGAFVKDYGHLLAADPAYAAKAARVSALAKDLVEVLQNEALEQLQVRAEQRLAFHCPCTLQHAQKLGGAVEGVLTRLGFGLTAVPDGHLCCGSAGTYSLTQPELSRQLRDNKLNALESGKPDAIVTANIGCQTHLDGAGRTPVRHWIEIVEEAMA, encoded by the coding sequence GTGCAGACCAATTTGAGTGAACAGGCCAAAAGCCTGCCGCGTGCCGAAGAAGCCGAAAGCATCCTGCGCTCCTGCGTACACTGCGGCTTCTGCAACGCCACCTGCCCGACCTACCAGTTGCTCGGCGACGAGCTGGACGGCCCGCGCGGGCGCATCTACCTGATCAAGCAGATGCTCGAAGGCGGCGAAGTGACTGCCAAGACCCAGGAACATCTGGACCGCTGCCTGACCTGCCGCAATTGCGAGACCACCTGCCCGTCCGGCGTGCAGTACCACAATCTGCTGGATATCGGTCGTGAACTGGTCGAGCGCACCGTGCCGCGCCCGGCAAGCGAACAACTGCTGCGCCAGGGCCTGCGCGCCGTGGTGCCGCGCCCGGCCCTGTTCAAGGCGCTGACCCAGACCGGCATGGCCCTGCGCCCGTTGCTGCCAGCCACGCTCAAGGCCAAGCTGCCGCGCGAGGTTCGCCCGGCCAAGCCGCGCCCGACTCCGCAACATGCGCGCCGCGTGCTGATGCTCGAAGGCTGCGTGCAACCGGGACTGTCGCCCAACACCAATGCCGCCACCGCGCGCGTGCTCGATCGCCTCGGCATCAGCGTCACGCCGATTCGCGAGGCCGGCTGCTGCGGTGCCGTGGACTACCACCTCAACGCCCAGGAAGCCGGGCTGCAGCGCGCGCGGCAGAACATCGACGCCTGGTGGCCAGCCATCGAAGCCGGCGCCGAGGCCATCGTGCAGACCGCCAGCGGCTGCGGCGCCTTCGTCAAGGACTACGGTCATCTGCTCGCCGCAGACCCGGCCTACGCCGCCAAGGCGGCACGGGTCAGTGCCCTGGCCAAGGATCTGGTCGAGGTGCTGCAGAACGAGGCGCTGGAACAGCTGCAGGTACGCGCCGAACAACGCCTGGCCTTCCATTGCCCCTGCACCCTGCAGCACGCGCAGAAGCTCGGCGGCGCTGTCGAAGGCGTACTGACCCGCCTCGGTTTCGGCCTGACTGCCGTGCCGGACGGCCACCTGTGCTGCGGCTCGGCCGGTACCTACTCGCTGACCCAGCCAGAGCTGTCGCGGCAGCTGCGCGACAACAAGCTCAACGCACTGGAAAGCGGCAAACCCGACGCCATCGTCACCGCCAACATCGGCTGCCAGACCCATC
- the glcE gene encoding glycolate oxidase subunit GlcE yields MQHDFDASAALLEQVNHALNSATPLRIQGSGSKAHLGRAITGEVLDTRQHRGIVSYDPTELVLTARAGTPLIEIEAALEANNQMLPCEPPHLGDGATLGGMVAAGLSGPRRPWAGSVRDQVLGTRVITGQGKLLRFGGEVMKNVAGYDLSRLMAGSFGCLGLLAEVSLKVLPKPRQVLSLRLEVEALQALNKLAEWGQQPLPISAASHDGAALHLRLEGGEGSVQAARQRLGGEAIDNAYWHELREQRLPFFAASGTLWRLSLPANSGLLDLPGRQLIDWGGAQRWLKTDADGELIQRVTAKLGGHATCFAAGQAQPFQPLAAPLLRYQRQLKNQLDPQGIFNPGRMYAEV; encoded by the coding sequence ATGCAGCATGATTTCGATGCCAGCGCCGCGTTGCTGGAACAGGTCAACCACGCGCTGAACAGCGCCACTCCGCTGCGCATTCAGGGCAGCGGCAGCAAGGCACATCTGGGCCGCGCCATCACAGGCGAAGTACTGGATACCCGCCAGCATCGCGGTATCGTCAGTTACGACCCCACCGAGCTGGTGCTCACCGCCCGCGCCGGTACGCCGCTCATCGAGATCGAGGCGGCGCTCGAGGCCAACAACCAGATGCTGCCGTGCGAACCGCCGCACCTGGGTGACGGTGCCACCCTCGGCGGCATGGTCGCGGCGGGACTGTCCGGCCCGCGTCGGCCCTGGGCCGGTTCGGTGCGCGATCAGGTACTTGGCACTCGTGTGATCACCGGTCAGGGCAAGCTGTTGCGCTTTGGCGGCGAGGTGATGAAGAACGTCGCCGGCTACGACCTGTCGCGTCTGATGGCCGGCAGCTTCGGCTGCCTCGGCCTGCTCGCCGAAGTTTCGCTCAAGGTCCTGCCCAAGCCGCGCCAGGTGCTCAGCCTGCGTCTGGAAGTGGAGGCCCTGCAGGCCCTCAACAAGCTCGCCGAATGGGGCCAGCAGCCGCTGCCGATCAGCGCCGCCAGCCACGACGGCGCGGCACTGCACCTGCGCCTGGAAGGCGGCGAGGGTTCGGTTCAGGCCGCGCGCCAGCGTCTCGGTGGTGAGGCAATCGATAACGCTTACTGGCATGAGCTGCGTGAACAGCGCCTGCCCTTCTTCGCAGCCAGCGGCACGCTGTGGCGCCTGTCGCTGCCGGCCAACAGCGGCCTGCTCGACCTGCCGGGCCGCCAGCTGATCGACTGGGGCGGCGCGCAGCGCTGGCTGAAGACGGACGCCGATGGCGAGCTGATCCAGCGCGTGACGGCCAAGCTCGGCGGCCACGCCACCTGCTTCGCCGCCGGTCAGGCGCAGCCCTTCCAGCCGCTGGCGGCACCACTGCTGCGCTACCAGCGCCAGCTCAAGAACCAGCTCGACCCCCAGGGTATCTTCAACCCTGGCCGCATGTACGCCGAGGTATAA
- the flgA gene encoding flagellar basal body P-ring formation chaperone FlgA, producing MAVRAEPDAASQIDQAIATHMQQKLAEEARIQAWQGQRHSLDTTLLNSTEQLQPCTGTLTVTTSSDDPSPLARQRLEVNCAGTPGWKVTALVQASVFLPVVHAARVIERGQTITGEQLQLQEVNIGKASRGFYNSLDEVIGQGAKRRVRAGQLIAPNLLTAPLMIRRGQHVTIIASQDGISASATGEALTNGREGEVIRVRNLGSQKVIEAQVVEEGVVTSTFR from the coding sequence GTGGCAGTGCGGGCCGAGCCGGATGCCGCCAGCCAGATCGACCAGGCCATCGCCACGCACATGCAGCAGAAGCTGGCTGAGGAAGCCAGGATTCAGGCCTGGCAGGGGCAGCGCCACAGTCTCGATACCACCCTGCTGAACAGTACCGAGCAGCTTCAGCCCTGCACCGGAACATTGACCGTGACCACCAGCAGCGACGATCCCTCGCCCCTAGCGCGCCAGCGTCTGGAGGTGAACTGCGCGGGTACGCCCGGATGGAAGGTCACCGCGCTGGTGCAGGCCAGCGTGTTCCTGCCGGTGGTACATGCCGCGCGGGTGATCGAGCGCGGCCAGACCATCACCGGCGAACAGCTGCAATTGCAGGAAGTGAACATCGGCAAGGCCTCGCGCGGCTTCTATAACAGCCTCGACGAGGTCATAGGCCAGGGCGCCAAGCGCCGCGTGCGCGCCGGCCAGCTGATCGCGCCGAACCTGCTCACCGCACCGCTGATGATTCGCCGCGGCCAGCACGTAACCATCATCGCCAGCCAGGACGGCATTTCCGCCTCGGCCACCGGGGAAGCACTGACCAACGGTCGCGAAGGCGAGGTGATCCGCGTACGCAACCTCGGCAGCCAGAAGGTGATCGAGGCGCAGGTGGTGGAAGAAGGGGTGGTGACCAGCACCTTCAGGTAG
- the glcC gene encoding transcriptional regulator GlcC, whose product MDVKQSAAKRQVSDVVAERIERLIVDGVLKVGQPLPSERRLCEKLGISRSALREGLKVLRGRGIIETAQGRDSRVAKFSGERDASPLMHLFNSQPRTLYDLLEVRGLLEGESARLAALRGTDADFVLLTRRYEEMLAAHAQEQPVDPREHARLDHAFHLAICEASHNPVLVHTLQSLTDLMLSTVFASVNNLYHRPAQKRQIDRQHSRLYHAVIERLPEQAQRAARDHINSIRDNLQEIEQEEQRLVRATMRLEGWA is encoded by the coding sequence GTGGATGTGAAGCAGAGCGCCGCAAAGCGGCAGGTCAGTGACGTGGTGGCTGAGCGTATCGAGCGGCTGATCGTCGATGGCGTACTCAAGGTCGGACAGCCGCTGCCCTCGGAGCGACGCCTGTGTGAAAAGCTGGGTATCTCCCGTTCGGCGCTGCGTGAAGGGCTCAAGGTGCTGCGTGGGCGCGGCATCATCGAAACCGCGCAGGGCCGCGATTCCCGCGTGGCCAAGTTCAGTGGCGAGCGCGACGCCAGCCCACTGATGCATCTGTTCAATTCGCAGCCGCGCACGCTGTACGACCTGCTGGAGGTGCGCGGCCTGCTCGAGGGTGAATCGGCGCGTCTGGCGGCGCTGCGTGGCACCGACGCGGATTTCGTGCTGCTGACCCGGCGCTACGAAGAGATGCTGGCCGCCCATGCCCAGGAGCAGCCGGTCGACCCGCGCGAGCATGCGCGCCTCGATCACGCCTTCCACCTGGCCATTTGCGAGGCTTCGCACAACCCGGTGCTGGTGCACACCCTGCAGTCGCTGACCGACCTGATGCTCAGTACCGTGTTCGCCTCGGTGAACAACCTCTACCACCGGCCTGCACAGAAACGGCAGATCGACCGTCAGCATTCACGGCTGTACCACGCGGTGATCGAGCGCCTGCCCGAGCAGGCTCAGCGCGCCGCGCGCGACCATATCAACAGCATCCGCGACAACCTGCAGGAAATCGAACAGGAAGAGCAGCGCCTGGTGCGCGCGACCATGCGTCTGGAGGGCTGGGCGTAG
- the flgE gene encoding flagellar hook protein FlgE translates to MSFNVALTGLNAVNEQLNTISNNIANAGTTGFKSSRTEFGSIYADSQAMGVEVVGTTQSISQNGSLVTTGRTLDLAIAGTGFYITRSLAGEVSYTRAGVFGADKDNLIVNAAGQRLQGYPVDNNGNLLVGVMGDLQLQNSNLPARATDTLDFVVNLDSNEEVPAVAFDPADVNTYNSTYTTKVFDSQGKEHTLTQYFVKTAPNEWVAHYYADGVDVTPGGGPQPITFTTGGALDTPAAPVTVSFNLVGVDPMNVAINYSNSSQYGSDFVVTGNRASGYAAGEQTGLSVEKDGMVYANYSNGQRMLQGQVALANFVNPGGLRSVDGTAWQETAESGQVLVGVPGQGAFGELIAGALENSNVDLTEQLVGLMEGQRNYQANTRVLTTNKELIQSLFNAI, encoded by the coding sequence ATGAGTTTCAACGTTGCCCTGACCGGCCTGAATGCCGTCAACGAACAGCTCAATACCATCAGCAACAACATCGCCAACGCCGGTACCACGGGCTTCAAATCGTCCCGTACCGAGTTCGGCAGCATCTACGCCGACTCCCAGGCCATGGGTGTCGAGGTGGTGGGTACCACCCAGAGCATCAGCCAGAACGGCTCGCTGGTGACCACCGGCCGTACCCTCGATCTGGCCATCGCCGGTACCGGCTTCTACATCACCCGCAGCCTGGCCGGTGAGGTCAGCTACACCCGCGCCGGGGTATTCGGCGCCGACAAGGACAATCTCATCGTCAACGCTGCCGGCCAGCGTCTGCAGGGTTACCCGGTGGACAACAACGGCAACCTGCTGGTCGGGGTGATGGGCGATCTGCAACTGCAGAACTCCAACCTGCCGGCGCGGGCGACCGATACCCTGGACTTCGTGGTGAACCTGGATTCCAACGAGGAAGTGCCGGCGGTGGCGTTCGATCCTGCCGACGTGAACACCTACAACTCCACCTACACCACCAAGGTTTTCGACTCGCAGGGCAAGGAACACACCCTGACCCAGTATTTCGTCAAGACCGCGCCCAACGAGTGGGTCGCCCACTACTACGCCGACGGCGTGGACGTCACCCCGGGCGGTGGCCCGCAGCCCATCACCTTCACCACCGGTGGAGCCCTGGATACGCCGGCAGCGCCGGTAACCGTCAGCTTCAACCTGGTGGGCGTCGATCCGATGAACGTGGCCATCAACTACTCCAACTCCAGCCAGTACGGCTCGGACTTCGTGGTGACCGGCAACCGTGCCTCCGGCTATGCCGCCGGTGAGCAGACCGGCCTGTCGGTGGAGAAGGACGGCATGGTCTACGCCAACTACAGCAACGGCCAGCGCATGCTGCAGGGCCAGGTGGCCCTGGCCAACTTCGTCAATCCGGGCGGCCTGCGCAGCGTCGACGGTACCGCCTGGCAGGAAACTGCCGAGTCCGGTCAGGTGCTGGTCGGCGTACCGGGTCAGGGTGCCTTTGGCGAGCTGATCGCCGGCGCGCTGGAAAACTCCAACGTCGACCTGACCGAACAGCTGGTGGGCCTGATGGAAGGCCAGCGCAACTACCAGGCCAACACCCGGGTGCTGACCACCAACAAAGAACTGATCCAAAGCCTGTTCAACGCAATCTGA
- a CDS encoding flagellar basal body protein → MSIRIDDVVGLHSRALELRMQRSEILAANLANEDTPGFLARDIDFAGEMQRLDPQQAFSASSPDLKYRVPTQPSQDGNSVELSVEQAAFSKNSMDFQTSLTFISMKFRGLKQAIEGR, encoded by the coding sequence ATGAGTATACGGATTGATGACGTGGTGGGCCTGCATTCGCGGGCGCTCGAACTGCGTATGCAGCGCAGCGAAATCCTCGCCGCCAACCTGGCGAACGAAGACACGCCGGGTTTTCTCGCACGCGATATCGATTTTGCCGGGGAGATGCAGCGGCTCGATCCGCAGCAGGCGTTCAGTGCCAGCAGCCCCGATCTCAAGTACCGCGTACCGACCCAGCCGTCGCAGGACGGCAACAGCGTCGAGCTGAGTGTGGAGCAGGCCGCGTTCTCCAAGAACAGCATGGACTTCCAGACCAGCCTGACCTTTATCAGCATGAAATTCCGCGGCCTGAAACAGGCCATCGAGGGACGCTGA
- a CDS encoding flagellar basal body rod protein FlgF gives MDRLGYTAMTAASRTMSSLTVRANNLANVNTPGFRADLEQAQAVKVEGYGYDSRHLARVQNNGVNLAPGELMATGRDLDVAIQGRGLFAVEGDDGAERYTRNGALQVDADLRLTLNGRAVLGEGGPIVLPEYDSLHIGRDGTVSVVPRGDFVTAEVDRIRVVDVDAADLTKDASGLLVRIDGQPAEDLEAPALLSGYLEASNVGAIDQLVATMSLNRLFETQVKMMKAAEDLSEAGNRMIRGS, from the coding sequence ATGGATCGTCTCGGTTACACCGCAATGACCGCCGCCAGCCGCACCATGAGCTCGCTCACGGTGCGTGCCAACAACCTGGCCAACGTCAACACCCCCGGCTTCCGCGCCGATCTGGAGCAGGCTCAGGCCGTGAAGGTCGAGGGCTACGGCTACGACAGCCGTCACCTGGCGCGGGTGCAGAACAACGGCGTCAATCTGGCGCCTGGTGAGCTGATGGCCACCGGTCGCGACCTCGACGTGGCGATCCAGGGCCGCGGCCTGTTCGCCGTGGAAGGTGATGACGGCGCCGAGCGCTACACCCGCAACGGTGCGCTGCAGGTCGATGCCGACCTGCGTCTGACCCTCAACGGTCGCGCCGTGCTGGGCGAGGGCGGCCCCATCGTGCTGCCCGAATACGACAGCCTGCATATCGGCCGTGACGGCACCGTGTCGGTGGTCCCGCGTGGTGATTTCGTCACCGCCGAGGTGGACCGCATCCGCGTGGTGGATGTCGACGCCGCCGACCTGACCAAGGATGCCAGCGGCCTGCTGGTGCGTATCGACGGCCAGCCGGCCGAAGATCTGGAGGCGCCGGCACTGCTGTCGGGCTATCTGGAGGCGAGCAACGTCGGCGCCATCGATCAGCTGGTGGCGACCATGAGCCTGAACCGCCTGTTCGAGACTCAGGTGAAGATGATGAAGGCTGCCGAAGACCTGTCCGAAGCCGGCAACCGGATGATTCGCGGCAGTTGA
- the flgC gene encoding flagellar basal body rod protein FlgC, which produces MAFDSIYRIAGSSMNAQTVRLNTVASNLANADSAAASAEDVYQARKPVFAAVYNNDQLTRSVGMGGAHVQVLDVVSAGREPVRRYEPDNPLADDKGYVFYANIDQIEEMTDMMSATRSFETGVEVLNRLKSMQQGLLKLGEV; this is translated from the coding sequence ATGGCTTTCGATTCCATCTACCGTATCGCCGGCTCGTCGATGAATGCGCAGACCGTGCGCCTCAACACCGTGGCCAGCAACCTGGCCAACGCCGATTCGGCAGCGGCCAGCGCCGAGGACGTGTACCAGGCGCGCAAGCCGGTGTTCGCCGCCGTCTACAACAACGATCAGCTGACCCGCAGCGTGGGCATGGGTGGCGCCCATGTACAGGTGCTGGACGTGGTCAGCGCCGGTCGTGAACCTGTGCGTCGCTACGAGCCGGACAACCCCCTGGCCGACGACAAGGGTTACGTGTTCTACGCCAATATCGACCAGATCGAGGAGATGACCGACATGATGTCGGCCACCCGCAGCTTCGAGACCGGCGTAGAGGTGCTCAACCGCCTGAAAAGCATGCAGCAGGGCCTGCTCAAGCTTGGAGAAGTCTGA
- the glcD gene encoding glycolate oxidase subunit GlcD has translation MSILYDERVDGALPKVDKAALLAELRQRLPDLDILHTQEDLKPYECDGLSAYRTTPMLVVLPERIEQVQQLLKLCHTRGVPVVARGAGTGLSGGALPLEQGILLVMARFNQILEINREGRFARVQPGVRNLAISQAAAPFDLYYAPDPSSQIACSIGGNVAENAGGVHCLKYGLTVHNLLKVDILTVEGEFMTLGSDALDAPGFDLLALFTGSEGMLGIVTEVTVKLLPKPQVAKVLLAAFDSVEKAGRAVGDIIAAGIIPGGLEMMDNLAIRAAEDFIHAGYPVEAEAILLCELDGVEADVADDCERVREVLEKAGATEVRLARDETERVKFWAGRKNAFPAVGRISPDYYCMDGTIPRRELPGVLRGIAELSEEYGLRVANVFHAGDGNMHPLILFDANVPGELERAEAIGGKILELCVKVGGSITGEHGVGREKINQMCAQFNSDEITLFHAVKAAFDPAGLLNPGKNIPTLHRCAEFGAMHVHHGQLPFPELERF, from the coding sequence ATGAGCATTCTGTACGACGAGCGTGTCGACGGCGCGCTACCCAAGGTCGACAAGGCCGCGCTGCTGGCCGAGTTGCGCCAGCGCCTGCCCGACCTTGACATCCTGCACACGCAGGAAGACCTCAAGCCCTACGAGTGCGATGGCCTGTCCGCCTACCGCACCACACCCATGCTGGTGGTGCTGCCCGAGCGCATCGAGCAGGTTCAGCAGTTGCTCAAGCTCTGCCACACCCGCGGCGTGCCGGTGGTGGCGCGCGGCGCCGGTACCGGTCTGTCCGGCGGTGCACTGCCGCTGGAGCAGGGCATCCTGCTGGTGATGGCGCGCTTCAACCAGATTCTCGAAATCAATCGTGAAGGCCGCTTCGCCCGCGTTCAGCCCGGCGTGCGCAACCTGGCGATCTCCCAGGCCGCCGCGCCCTTCGACCTGTATTACGCCCCGGACCCGTCCTCGCAGATCGCCTGTTCCATCGGCGGCAACGTCGCCGAAAACGCCGGCGGCGTGCACTGTCTGAAATACGGTCTGACCGTGCACAACCTGCTCAAGGTCGACATCCTCACCGTCGAAGGCGAGTTCATGACCCTCGGCAGCGACGCCCTGGACGCCCCGGGCTTCGACCTGCTCGCCCTGTTCACCGGCTCCGAGGGCATGCTCGGCATCGTCACCGAAGTGACCGTCAAGCTGCTGCCCAAGCCGCAGGTGGCCAAGGTACTGCTGGCAGCCTTCGACTCGGTGGAAAAGGCCGGCCGCGCCGTGGGTGACATCATCGCCGCCGGCATCATCCCCGGCGGCCTGGAGATGATGGACAACCTGGCCATTCGCGCCGCCGAGGATTTCATCCACGCCGGCTATCCGGTGGAAGCCGAAGCCATCCTGCTCTGCGAGCTGGACGGTGTCGAGGCCGACGTTGCCGACGACTGCGAGCGCGTGCGCGAGGTGCTGGAAAAAGCCGGCGCCACCGAAGTACGCCTGGCCCGCGACGAAACCGAGCGGGTGAAGTTCTGGGCCGGACGCAAGAACGCCTTCCCCGCGGTCGGACGCATCTCGCCGGACTACTACTGCATGGACGGCACCATTCCACGTCGCGAACTGCCCGGCGTGCTGCGCGGCATCGCCGAGCTGTCCGAGGAGTACGGCCTGCGCGTGGCCAACGTGTTCCACGCCGGCGACGGCAACATGCACCCGCTGATCCTCTTCGATGCCAACGTGCCGGGCGAGCTGGAGCGCGCCGAGGCCATCGGCGGCAAGATCCTCGAACTCTGCGTCAAGGTCGGCGGCAGCATCACCGGCGAGCACGGTGTCGGCCGCGAGAAGATCAACCAGATGTGCGCGCAGTTCAACAGCGACGAAATCACCCTGTTCCATGCGGTGAAGGCGGCGTTCGACCCGGCCGGCCTGCTCAACCCGGGCAAGAACATCCCCACCCTGCACCGCTGCGCCGAGTTCGGCGCCATGCACGTGCACCACGGCCAACTGCCCTTCCCTGAACTGGAGCGCTTCTGA